The genomic window aattcaaatttatttgATGAATTTTGTAATGTCTATAGTAGAGACGCATGAGACATGTCTATGGGACAATATTTAAGCAAATTCCAGTACTTTCAAAAAGAAGAGACACTAGAACCCATCTATGCTGTGTTATTCTTTTCATCCTTTCTATCCTATTACAGGAATCAAATGACATATGTATTGGACTAACCTGCGGATTGATATTTACAGGTCGAGGAAAGCTTGTGTGTCCAGTTTGCTTAGGAACTGGGTTGCCAAACAATAAAGGTCTCCTAAGGAGGCCTGATGCGCGAAAACTACTTGATAAGATGTATAATGGACGCCTACTTCCAAACTCTTAAGAAAAATGTGAGTCTTTTTTGTTTATGTTGTTACTAGTGTCCAGTTTTGTTTCATGTCGCATTTTGATTGGAATATTATTCTCCACCTTGTTAACACAAGCCAGTGAGTTCTTTGGTATTCAGCTCCTTGTATAGAAGATTAGGGAGGAATTTTTGCTTGTATTTTAGGTGTGGATGCATCCCAAAACAAAACTACCCATTGGCCCTGATtttcacctatatatatatatgagaagatGTCAGTTTTTCAGTGCTACAATTATCATGTTTACGCGTACTCCTCATTGTAAAATCCCATGTATACTGTAAACACTTGGCAAATACTTCCAGTAAAAGCAGCTACTCATGTTCTGATTTTGTTAGGAATCAAATCTGTAGATGTTCACACTTCATACCTTTCTTGTCCATTCAAGGTATTGACTTCTTTCTTATTGTTAATCGTTGTTGTTTTTGGGTGATAATGGTGGCAGTAAGGGTTAAGTCTATTGAATTAAGAGAATTGTATGCATTACAAGCATCACTGGTATGATCATTATATCCTTTATTGAGTAAGTTAAAAATGTAGGAGGAATATTCAAGGTAATTCATGCTTGAATAAGTGGGAATTGGCCAATTGGGAAATAGCAATTAAGCCCACCTTCAAACAAACCAAAAGAAAGGCATATTGGATGGCTATTTGTAACTTGTAagtctgttttcttcttctttttctagtGTTATTGCGAGATCTGAATTCATGACAATATCTTGATAACTTATTTTACCAAGTGCATGCTATTAATATTAAGATAAAAGATAAGAGCATGGCCATTCAAGGACGTAAAAATACATGTATAGGACAACAAATCATTCATAGTAGAAATCTAATTAAGGTGTCTTACAccataaaaaaagatataaaatagcTGATGGGAACAAGCTTCTTAATGAAAATCCATATCCCGGACCAATTTGTGATTAGGACATAAGTGAACTAGAGGTAGATGAGGAGCACTTAGATTTTCGAAGCTTCTTTTCAACGGTGCTCAACCTATCTTCACTGTTCTTAAGCTCGCGCCCCATTTGTTTGAGCATTTTGCGCGTGGATCGTATCATCCCTCGTTTCTCTTTTACAATCATTGTGAGTATATCCAATGTATCCTCTTCAGGTTGGAGGCGACATGGAAAATATGATGTTTTCTCATAGTGTTTGTTAAGGAACTCATCTTCTGAGTACATTTGTAACTTATCAATGTCATATGTTACCATCTTTTTCTTACCTTTGATTTGTCGGAGTTGTTGATCATCCATTTCCTTTAGCTTATgagcttcatcatcttcttcattaACCTATTCAACATGTTTTTGTTTAGAATCAACATTAAAGTGCTAAAGGAATTGATTATGTAATAGGAAGATGCATGAACGTCTTACTTCAGGTACAAATTGCGCACATAAAAACATGTTTTTAAAAAGATTTCGCTGGCAATTGTCCTAATTAACCTTAGTTATTCGAAATTTTGAGCATGCTCAAGGATATggaatctaaaaaaaaaatagattctACCTCGAGAGATTCAGATTGttttctttctattgattttagaCCTTCTTCATCTTCAGTGTCTGTACTTGTAGTGGCTTCTTGTGGTGCTTCCATTTGGAAAACAAACTTAGATACATCATCTTCAAAGATGAAGGATGGTGATGCGGGGCTTTGTGTTTCATGAGTTGGTACTAGATCGTTGTTTTTCTTCCAAGTGTGCAAGATTCTCACCATTGTTCTTGAGAATTGAGATATCTTTGGAAGTGACTCAAGGTTTAGGATATGTTCTATATATATTTAATGATTAATGATATATCAATAATTCATGGTACAAACAAAGGAATGGGGGAAAACGTATCCAAACTAATTAAATGTCATTTATATGCATGGATCTTTTTATTTCTAATTCCTTATTTGTTCGATTAGATGAATAATGAAGAGataagtttaaaaaaaaatagaaaaaaaaatgtcCCTCGTATCTAATTAAGGACTCGTAGCTATGTCAACTTTTTTTTTTAGGTCAGATAGATTGGACAACTCCCAATCTTAGATATAACGCAGTTATGTTAACCTGAGTATGGTAAGATGACTAATAAAGTAATAATATTCATgaagtttcttttttttatatatgtaacGGGGCCTAAGGCCCAACATGAAATTTATTTTAGTGCATAAAATGCTTCACATAGAATCGTGCTAGCTGATCAACATGATTTTTTTGGGTcttgcttaattttttttttaggctTGCCCATCAACATAATTTCAGGTAGAGAATCCATCAATGTTGGTCATGATTAAAAGTCCAATTGATCGACCCATCATTATCGAGCTGGTTCCACACTTCCACTATTATTGGGAGACATAACTTTTATTGAGACTTATTAGTcttaactttttcttttaatttcttttgaaaGGAAGAAACTCAACACAATAAGTAGTGCGTAAACGGATAACAAATAGGATCAgcaaaaacaataaagaaaatctaACCAACACAaagaatattaatttttatttttttattaccgcGGGTATTGCTATCAACAACAAAAAGAATCCACACTTAATCACTCTTTATAGTTCAAAAACGACATATGGATAATCTCGTCGACCtcatattttttattctaaaaaattcTTGTATTCTTTTCTAGCCAGATGTTACAAATAATCGCACAAAAACACACCATTCATCTCTTGCGCACCTCCTTGCTAGCTGATATCTCAGTCCAACTTAAAAAATGTTCCTTCAATGTCCTTAGGCATGACCATTGCCTTCCAACAAATGATAACCAAACACACCAAACATTCCAAGAAAATTCACAACTAAGAAACAAATGGTGACTATATTCAACACTTTTGTTACATAACACACATAGAACATCTTCCTGATTAATAACTCCAAACCGACTCAGCCTCTCCTTCGTGTTGACCTTGCCAGTCAATACAAACCAGAAAAACAGTTCAACTCTTGGTGGAACTGGACTTTTTCAAATTGTCATAGTAAAACTGTAACTTATTATATCCTTCGGAAGTATTTTCGCCCGCAATACTTGCacaaaagagttaataaaaaaaaaactcattgtTTATCAAATTTCCACACGACCCTATCATCTCTGTCATAAGCGAGTTTGACCAGCTTTAATGCATCGTGCAACTGGTTCACTAGATCTAACTCCCATTGAAAAAGTTCTCGCCTCCATTAGAAGTTTCATATCCACTCTACCCCGTCCtgaaacccacaatcccctataacGGATCATTTTTTGTTTGAAACTGAGAAAAACCTCaaattgatttttcagattaccaacaCGTAGCCAGACATCCTCCTAGAAACAAGTCCCTCTTCTATCACCAACCTCCATCGACAACTTAGTAATCATCTTCTGTCTTGCATGCTGATGCTTGAACTATAACTGGCATATATCCTTCCAGGGGCCCCGGACAGGTAAAATCTGGGAAGACAGCAACACATTTGGGTTCAGGTTATTATAAGAGCAAACCACCTTCTCCCACAACGGATACTCCTCCTTTGAaaatcgccaccaccacttaaatagcAGGGCTGTGTTACGCACCATGGCATCTCCGATACCTAGCCCACCAAACTTTTTGGACGCCTGCACCACCTCCCACCTGACCAAGGTCATACCATTCCTACCATCCTCCTTACTTTATAGAAATCTTTTCTGTAAGAAAATCAGTTTCTCTACAACAGCCTTTGGCATCTTATATAGACTCAAATAATATACAGAGAGGCTATTCAACACAGATTTAATGAGCACCAACTTACCAGCTGTATTGAGAGCCTTGGCTTTCCATATGCTAAGTTTTTTCTCCACTTTTTCTATAATTGGcttccaattcttcaccaatCTCGGATTAGCTCCTAGTGAGATCCCCAAGTATTTAATTAGAAGAAAGGCTTCCTTACAACCCAGTACGCTGCACATACGTTGTACCCACTAATCATCACAATTAATTGGAATCAAGTTAGATTTGTCAAAGTTAATACTTAACCCCATCATCAATTCAAAACATCGCAGGATCCTCCTATAATTCTTAACGGTCTCTTTCTCTGGAGGACAAAATAGAATAGTATCATCCACAAACTGAAGATGCGACAGCTCAATATGATCTCTACTAACCAGTAGCGGAGATATGCGGTCGTTCCTAACTGCCTCCCCAAACATCCTGTGTAGGACATCAACAACAAGTACAAATAAAAATGGAAACAGTTAGTGGCGGACCTAGAAAATTTATGTTGGGGGACAAAAAAATATACATTAATATCAAaagatatattaatttaaattcaaaaaaataaaaatgcacaTTAATTGTTcaaataaaaaaaccaaaaattacatataataaaatggaacaaaagatattttttaaaacatttttcaattattatttctataaataaaaaatatatattctaaattagtaaattaatcaaTTGACTTAAAAGTTTATATGcaacataattacatataataaaatagaacgaaagataaacaaataaataataaggatcactaaattgagaataaaataaaatatataaatttataaagagaataaaaaattagattaatacctaaactataattgcttgaattataatttgtaattgaaaatatcaaaaagagaaacaatgaaattgaaagatacacAGAGTCATAAAGAGTTATATtaaaaaatagagaatttaaaattttttttttgatgaaAAAAATATGACTACTAGAAAAGGAATAGAAAAAGAAGGTTGAAACTAAGAAGATGATTTAAGAGAATAAATGAGTGATGACGGCTGGGATTTGAAAATGAGAAAAGactaaatttgattaggttaactaatagtcaaaatgaTAGAAAGATAAAGTGAATTTGAGGTTTTAAATAATTGGATTAAATTNNNNNNNNNNNNNNNNNNNNNNNNNNNNNNNNNNNNNNNNNNNNNNNNNNNNNNNNNNNNNNNNNNNNNNNNNNNNNNNNNNNNNNNNNNNNNNNNNNNNNNNNNNNNNNNNNNNNNNNNNNATGGggcatattatatatgtatatatttaaaaaataaaaaataaaataagagtgGGGGCAATACTGACATAGAACGCGTACTGACACACTCTATAATCCACCCTCTCCACCTTCGTCCAAACACCATCTTCTGTAGCACAAGATCCACAAAACTCCACTTGACTCTATCATATGATTTTTGGAAGTCTAACTTTATTATCACCGCTTCCTTCTTCCTCAGTTTAATCCATTGAACAGTTTCGCAAGCAATAAGAGCCCTGTCATGAATCTTTCCACCCCTTAACAAAAGCACTCTGCGTCTCACCTACTAACTGTGGCATTACTGCTCACATTCTCTTAACTGCTCACATTCTCTTAACTAACATCTTTGAAATGACTTTATACACACACCCTACCATGCTAACCGACCTGAGGTCTTTGATTTTCTTTACCCTAGTAAACTTACGTGCCAGCGCCACCCAAATGAGATTAGCATCCGCCGGTAGCCTGGAAGACTGGAAAAAGTCCAACACCGCTGCTGTGAATTCAGAACCAATTTCATCCCAACACTTCTTTATGAAGTTTATGTTGTAACCATCACTTCCGGGAGCTTTTGATGATTCACAATCCCGCACAACTTCTCTAACCTCTTCAGTAGCACCTCCAAAGCCAAAACATCCTCTTTATTGATCATTTCCACCAAACCGTCTCTGAACCCCATCAATAGAGATTCTTCCTGATGATATAAATCCTTTTAAAAGTCCCTAATCACAATCTTAATCCTAACTTGATTTCTTATCAATCTTCCATTAATGACCAGTGCATCAATCCTGTTATTTCTCCTTCTCGTCGAAACTAAGTTATGGAAGTACCTCGTGTTTTTATCTATATCCCTCGCATGTCTAAAGcgtgacatctgcttccaatgtaaTTCTTTCCTCACATACCATTTCTCACAGCAAGCCACAAGCGCCCTCCTTCTTACCTCCACCATTCCATCATAAATTCCCTTACCCACCATGTCGTTAATCTTCTTAATTTCTTCCTCCACCGTTCCAtaataatttcttttaattatttttttattattaaaatgagtacaaatttaaatatatttgtcATTTTTTGAAATATGAAAgataaaagatttaaaatttttataaaaaattaagagaataatttaaaaaaataaaatatgattttCAATAATTTTTCTAACTCTAATCCCATGACCAAAATTCCTTTAAAGTCATTACTTAGTGATTATGCGAATTGAACGATAGAAG from Arachis ipaensis cultivar K30076 chromosome B09, Araip1.1, whole genome shotgun sequence includes these protein-coding regions:
- the LOC107616254 gene encoding uncharacterized protein LOC107616254, whose amino-acid sequence is MVRILHTWKKNNDLVPTHETQSPASPSFIFEDDVSKFVFQMEAPQEATTSTDTEDEEGLKSIERKQSESLEVNEEDDEAHKLKEMDDQQLRQIKGKKKMVTYDIDKLQMYSEDEFLNKHYEKTSYFPCRLQPEEDTLDILTMIVKEKRGMIRSTRKMLKQMGRELKNSEDRLSTVEKKLRKSKCSSSTSSSLMS